One Candidatus Acidiferrales bacterium genomic region harbors:
- a CDS encoding dihydroorotase, producing MLLIKGGRVIDPASKLDDGRDILIADGRISAIEKKIEKVGAEIFDASGMVVAPGFLDLHVHLREPGGEGAESIATGTRAAAAGGFTAVCSMPNTQPVNDNAAVTASILSRARETGVVTVYPVGAASSGSAGEELSSIAAMKRAGIVAVSDDGRPIANARLMRGVMEYCRTLGLPVIDHCEEPSLFGEGVMHEGAHSTRLGLRGIPAACEEIPVARNCILARETGAHIHLAHLSTCGALESVRLAKQRGVRVTCEVTPHHFTLMDEDIRDYRTCYKMNPPLRGREDRDALVEGIADGTVDAIATDHAPHHPVAKEVEFDLAPFGVIGLETALGLALDRLVHTGKISLTRLVELFSTHPAKILGLDRGKIQVAATADLTLFDPAREWTYRVEQSESKSRNSPFDGWKFRGAPMATIVAGKIIYQRK from the coding sequence ATGCTGCTGATTAAAGGCGGCCGGGTGATTGACCCGGCATCGAAACTGGATGACGGGCGCGACATCTTGATCGCCGACGGCCGGATTTCCGCCATCGAGAAGAAGATCGAAAAGGTTGGCGCAGAAATCTTTGACGCGTCGGGCATGGTGGTCGCTCCCGGCTTCCTCGACCTGCATGTCCACCTGCGCGAACCGGGTGGAGAAGGAGCCGAAAGCATTGCCACGGGCACTCGCGCGGCAGCCGCGGGCGGCTTTACTGCCGTCTGCTCGATGCCCAACACGCAGCCGGTGAACGACAACGCGGCGGTGACCGCATCCATTCTGAGCCGCGCCAGGGAAACCGGCGTCGTCACGGTATATCCGGTCGGTGCCGCCTCCTCCGGCAGCGCCGGCGAGGAGCTCTCCAGCATTGCCGCGATGAAGAGGGCTGGAATCGTCGCTGTCTCGGACGACGGCCGGCCCATCGCCAATGCTCGCCTGATGCGCGGGGTCATGGAGTATTGTCGGACCCTGGGTCTGCCGGTGATTGACCACTGCGAAGAGCCGAGCCTTTTTGGCGAGGGGGTGATGCATGAAGGGGCGCACTCCACCCGGCTTGGCTTGCGAGGAATCCCGGCAGCCTGCGAAGAGATTCCGGTGGCGCGCAATTGCATTCTGGCGCGGGAGACGGGCGCGCATATCCACCTGGCGCATCTCTCGACGTGCGGTGCGCTGGAATCGGTCCGGCTGGCCAAGCAGCGCGGCGTGCGCGTCACCTGCGAGGTGACCCCGCACCACTTTACGCTGATGGACGAAGACATCCGCGACTACCGCACTTGCTACAAGATGAACCCGCCGCTGCGCGGCCGGGAAGACCGCGATGCGCTGGTCGAAGGCATCGCCGATGGCACGGTGGACGCCATCGCCACCGATCACGCGCCGCACCACCCTGTCGCCAAAGAGGTGGAGTTTGACCTCGCTCCCTTCGGCGTCATTGGGCTGGAGACGGCGCTCGGGCTGGCTCTCGACCGCCTCGTTCACACCGGAAAAATTTCGCTTACCCGTCTGGTTGAACTTTTCTCCACCCATCCGGCGAAAATCCTTGGCCTCGACCGGGGCAAAATCCAGGTGGCGGCAACGGCTGACCTCACCCTCTTCGATCCCGCCCGCGAATGGACGTATCGCGTCGAGCAATCCGAATCAAAGAGCCGCAACTCGCCTTTTGATGGCTGGAAATTCCGCGGCGCTCCCATGGCTACGATCGTCGCCGGCAAAATCATTTACCAACGAAAATAG
- the thiD gene encoding bifunctional hydroxymethylpyrimidine kinase/phosphomethylpyrimidine kinase: MTPNGSPPTTLLTIAGFDPTGGAGIAADLKTFAAHNCYGLAAITALTVQTTEGVIAVYPTPPAVLEAQLEALVADAKIAAVKIGMLANREVARVVAGILERWQFPHVVLDPILVSTSGFALLDEKGVAFLKTELIRHASVIIPNAPEAQTLTGVEVKNVEGAKEAAKKLFEMGAKAIVIKGGHLEKPVDLVFNGTEFLTFGSDRVRSENTHGTGCTFASAVAAALAEGKQLPDAVVLAKAYVTKAIEKGFAVGKGRGTLNHFFRMQQEPYARVIEYPAFHHSRNG; the protein is encoded by the coding sequence AACGGTTCCCCGCCTACCACCCTCCTCACCATTGCCGGGTTCGATCCTACCGGGGGAGCGGGCATTGCCGCTGACCTGAAGACCTTTGCCGCCCACAACTGCTATGGCCTCGCCGCCATCACCGCTCTGACGGTTCAAACGACTGAGGGAGTCATCGCGGTCTATCCGACGCCGCCGGCGGTGCTGGAGGCGCAGCTCGAAGCGCTGGTCGCTGATGCGAAAATCGCCGCGGTCAAGATCGGAATGCTGGCCAATCGAGAGGTTGCCCGGGTGGTCGCCGGGATTCTGGAACGATGGCAGTTCCCGCACGTCGTTCTTGACCCCATTCTCGTTTCGACCAGTGGTTTTGCGCTGCTGGATGAAAAAGGCGTCGCATTCTTGAAGACCGAACTGATCCGGCACGCCTCCGTGATCATCCCCAATGCTCCGGAAGCGCAAACCCTGACCGGCGTGGAAGTCAAGAACGTCGAAGGCGCAAAGGAGGCCGCCAAGAAACTTTTCGAGATGGGCGCGAAGGCAATCGTCATCAAAGGCGGCCACCTGGAAAAGCCTGTGGACCTGGTCTTCAACGGCACGGAATTTCTCACGTTTGGCAGCGACCGTGTCCGCTCGGAAAACACCCACGGCACCGGATGCACGTTTGCCTCAGCGGTGGCGGCGGCGCTTGCCGAAGGCAAGCAACTCCCCGACGCGGTGGTGCTCGCCAAAGCCTACGTCACCAAGGCGATTGAGAAGGGCTTTGCCGTGGGAAAGGGCCGCGGCACGCTCAATCATTTTTTCCGCATGCAACAGGAACCCTATGCGCGAGTGATTGAATATCCCGCCTTCCACCACTCGCGCAACGGTTAG